From a single Labrus bergylta chromosome 14, fLabBer1.1, whole genome shotgun sequence genomic region:
- the LOC136182427 gene encoding high mobility group nucleosome-binding domain-containing protein 5-like has product MATALKALKNIGVIHTDIKLDNVMLVDQKLPLRAKLIDFGMAMHTSKARQGMDLQVCCFRAPEIILGLPFSEAIDMWSVGCMLFSMLYRSYLFEEEEYYTLQIMIELLGQPPDELLNQGQWTHLFFIETKSNSWRFKTPKEFWVNKLPQAPEKRGFSSLEDLKKIPKGSTAKAAEYEQCIELMKAMLTMDQNERITPNEVLQHPFITQKKTSIDPVPTDQHSPTPTVFPSGLIQVRPAKPENMLQLEEEETSVSLYIEDNKDTEEANEDTEDNDNIEDNEDIEDNEDIEDTEEANEDATKDNDNIEDIEDIKDNEDNDNIEDNEDTEDNDNIEDIEDNKDTEEANEGTEDIEDNEDTEEANEDTEDNDDIGDIEDIEDNDNIEDIEDNEDTEEANKDTEDNDNIEDNKDIEDNEDTEEANQDTEDNDNIEDIEDNEDTEEANEDTEDNDNIEDIEDTEEANEDTEDNDNIENIKDNEDNKDTEEANEETEDNDNIENIEDIEDNKDIEDNEDNEDTEEANEEENKTPPTPDGDDSKAKKKKKNCYQHVKSWFRKRFFCIQGH; this is encoded by the exons ATGGCCACAGCGCTTAAAGCACTGAAGAACATCGGGGTGATTCACACTGACATCAAACTAGACAACGTAATGCTAGTGGATCAGAAACTACCCTTAAGAGCTAAACTTATAGACTTTGGCATGGCCATGCATACATCTAAAGCCAGGCAGGGCATGGATCTACAAGTATGTTGCTTCAG GGCTCCCGAGATCATTTTGGGCCTGCCATTTTCCGAGGCCATCGACATGTGGTCAGTGGGCTGCATGTTATTCAGCATGCTCTACCGTAGCTACCTGTTTGAGGAAGAAGAATATTACACA CTGCAGATTATGATTGAACTCCTGGGTCAGCCACCAGACGAGCTTCTGAACCAAGGACAGTGGACACATCTATTTTTTATTGAGACAAAGTCCAACAGCTGGAGGTTCAAG ACGCCTAAGGAGTTCTGGGTAAATAAACTTCCACAAGCCCCCGAGAAACGAGGGTTTTCATCTCTGGAAGATCTCAAAAAG ATTCCAAAAGGGAGCACAGCCAAGGCTGCAGAATACGAGCAGTGCATCGAGCTAATGAAGGCCATGCTGACGATGGATCAGAACGAGAGGATCACACCCAATGAAGTCCTCCAGCACCCCTTCATCACCCA GAAGAAGACGAGCATTGATCCAGTTCCAACAGACCAGCACAGTCCAACTCCCACAGTTTTTCCATCAGGTTTGATCCAAGTCCGGCCTGCAAAACCAGAGAACATGCTACAgctagaggaagaggagacatcAGTCAG tctTTACATTGAGGACAACAAGGACACTGAGGAAGCCAatgaggacactgaggacaacgATAACATCGAGGACAACGAGGACATCGAGGACAACGAAGACATCGAGGACACTGAGGAAGCCAATGAGGATGCCACTAAGGACAACGATAACATTGAGGACATCGAAGACATCAAGGACAACGAGGACAACGATAACATTGAGGACAatgaggacactgaggacaacgATAACATTGAGGACATCGAGGACAACAAGGACACTGAGGAAGCCAATGAGGGCACTGAGGACATCGAAGACAACGAGGATACTGAGGAAGCCAatgaggacactgaggacaacgATGACATTGGGGACATTGAAGACATCGAGGACAACGACAACATTGAGGACATCGAGGACAACGAGGACACTGAGGAAGCCAATaaggacactgaggacaacgATAACATTGAGGACAACAAGGACATTGAAGACAACGAGGACACTGAGGAAGCCAATcaggacactgaggacaacgATAACATTGAGGACATCGAAGACAATGAGGACACTGAGGAAGCCAatgaggacactgaggacaacgATAACATTGAGGACATCGAAGACACTGAGGAAGCCAatgaggacactgaggacaacgATAACATTGAGAACATCAAGGACAACGAGGACAACAAGGACACTGAGGAAGCCAATGAGGAAACTGAGGACAACGATAACATTGAGAACATCGAAGACATCGAGGACAACAAGGACATCGAAGACAACGAGGACAACGAGGACACTGAGGAAGCCAACGAGGAGGAGAACAAGACACCACCAACCCCAGATGGCGACGACAGCaaggcaaagaagaagaagaagaactgctACCAGCATGTTAAATCCtggttcaggaagaggttcttCTGTATCCAAGGACACTGA